The following coding sequences lie in one Methylomonas sp. UP202 genomic window:
- a CDS encoding PRTRC system ThiF family protein, translated as MSQTHFNFYTPTDWLDKRVKIALIGIGGTGSEVLTSLARIDYAIRELGHEGFHVTAWDGDRVERPNIGRQAFYPADLGHNKAVLTIQRINFLYGQDWVGIPDMFGIGRDKPEAFDLVITCVDVAQFRADLSQACRSKYCRTLWLDTGNGSHTGQVILGRLSHHAENPITLPSVFDFHPELEGMEDHNTPSCSMEEALASQELPINRAIANVAMQLIWGLVRQGGLNWQGAYLDITKGSQIPINIV; from the coding sequence ATGAGTCAAACGCATTTTAATTTTTATACCCCGACGGACTGGTTGGATAAGCGCGTGAAGATCGCGTTGATCGGTATCGGTGGCACCGGGTCGGAAGTGCTGACCAGTTTAGCTCGCATCGATTATGCGATTCGCGAATTAGGCCATGAAGGCTTCCATGTCACCGCGTGGGACGGCGATCGGGTCGAGCGGCCCAATATCGGCCGGCAAGCGTTTTACCCGGCCGATTTGGGCCATAACAAGGCGGTATTAACCATCCAGCGGATTAATTTTTTGTACGGCCAGGATTGGGTCGGTATCCCGGACATGTTTGGTATCGGACGCGATAAACCGGAAGCCTTCGATCTGGTGATTACCTGCGTGGACGTGGCGCAATTTAGAGCCGATTTGAGCCAAGCGTGCCGTTCGAAATATTGCCGAACGCTTTGGTTGGATACCGGTAATGGGTCGCACACCGGGCAAGTGATATTAGGTCGTTTATCGCATCACGCCGAGAATCCCATCACGTTGCCATCTGTATTCGATTTTCACCCGGAATTGGAGGGCATGGAGGATCACAATACGCCGTCTTGCAGTATGGAAGAAGCATTAGCCAGCCAAGAATTACCGATTAACCGGGCGATCGCCAATGTGGCCATGCAATTGATTTGGGGCTTGGTCAGACAAGGCGGATTAAATTGGCAAGGGGCTTATCTTGATATTACAAAAGGCTCGCAGATACCGATTAATATCGTCTAA
- a CDS encoding PRTRC system protein A: protein MITDTYLTDPRDRILFGETPTYLQPLFGDKLPAPALGKHRFVMGQEGVVLEAVNEVLEVRLPVARSIIPLPYGALGEPGIRLRNGPIPRPILETIEYKAASACPNEWAGWVIWDVVQQRYALFEPAILSVGSGHVSYRNRIPSHAVLVLDLHSHGLHPAYFSETDDLSDQQGFYVAGVIGHCQGPKSYASRMNVNGHFFDGVDFRSLFQ from the coding sequence ATGATAACGGATACCTATTTAACTGATCCGCGCGACCGGATTTTATTTGGCGAAACGCCGACCTATCTGCAACCGCTGTTCGGTGACAAGCTGCCGGCGCCGGCGCTGGGCAAGCACCGCTTTGTGATGGGCCAGGAAGGCGTGGTGCTGGAAGCGGTGAATGAGGTGCTCGAGGTCAGGCTCCCGGTGGCCCGCTCGATCATCCCATTGCCCTACGGCGCGCTGGGTGAGCCAGGGATTCGACTTCGAAACGGGCCAATACCGAGACCAATATTAGAAACCATCGAGTACAAGGCCGCATCGGCGTGCCCCAACGAATGGGCGGGCTGGGTGATTTGGGATGTTGTTCAGCAGCGCTACGCGCTGTTCGAGCCGGCGATCCTCAGCGTCGGATCGGGGCATGTGTCGTATCGCAATCGGATACCCAGCCACGCCGTGCTCGTTCTGGACCTGCATTCGCACGGACTTCATCCTGCGTACTTCTCCGAAACCGACGATCTATCCGACCAACAAGGCTTTTACGTGGCCGGCGTGATCGGCCACTGCCAGGGGCCAAAAAGCTACGCCTCCCGAATGAACGTGAACGGACATTTCTTCGATGGCGTGGATTTCAGATCACTGTTCCAATGA
- a CDS encoding helicase-related protein yields the protein MNETPLGKLNTLGILEFWQLPLLLPKHYIDLRDSAIVEQFRVWLEGRFCVVRGVLTEYRVVRDSVPNRMIVTLVDTSGLTVQATFFGRTKDLLPILADKQHSTVAMTGTMSFFSGRPQLKNPEWVDETQLGRVIPVYPGKPRVIHSARVFETMQALLPEAIPACAQKLLEDLNWSVAEESEKIGLVLNGNGDSRLSALLTAIHQPATVELGGKAIQLLKLVATGHVLSRAKREAQRPVNGHAAIPIAPALPAKLFSEAALTPTPEQQAVVEDICRDLCSNTPMNRLLSADVGFGKTYVAAAAAAAVFRSGGTVAWLCPNQPLAVQTQQAIAGWWPDLEPALILGNQAQTTSVARFMVGTTALMHRLPPNKQINFLVCDESQKFGLAQIRSLIGEHTHFLNCTATCIPRTAALVAFAGMAVSCLTRPHVDKTIKTRLLTKAHRIPLFESLKRTIQTGHQALVVYPLAESSTEWVKDRKSAEGAFTLWDAVFPGRVRYIHGRLSDQDKLNAVQAMRDNDADLLISTTAIETGIDLPRLRHVVIVHPERLGLNTLHQIRGRVARAGGFGRCDLYLPKDIEPDSLKRLEILVRYTDGFDVARENMRLQGIGDIGSSGLAQSGQTESFIPGHKINFKEIHWVLNRWST from the coding sequence ATGAACGAGACACCACTCGGTAAATTAAATACGCTCGGTATTTTGGAGTTTTGGCAATTACCATTATTACTGCCTAAACACTATATCGATCTGCGCGATTCAGCCATTGTCGAACAATTTCGCGTCTGGTTAGAAGGGCGGTTTTGTGTGGTTCGTGGCGTATTAACGGAGTATCGCGTCGTGCGGGACAGCGTTCCGAATCGCATGATTGTGACCTTGGTCGACACATCAGGCTTAACGGTACAAGCCACCTTTTTCGGTCGGACGAAAGACCTACTACCCATTTTGGCCGACAAGCAACATAGCACCGTGGCCATGACCGGAACGATGAGTTTTTTTTCGGGTCGACCGCAACTCAAAAATCCCGAATGGGTGGATGAAACCCAATTGGGCCGGGTGATACCGGTTTATCCAGGAAAACCTCGCGTCATCCATTCCGCTAGGGTATTCGAGACGATGCAAGCCCTGTTGCCGGAGGCGATACCGGCCTGTGCTCAAAAGCTGTTGGAGGATCTGAATTGGAGCGTGGCCGAAGAATCGGAAAAAATCGGCTTGGTACTCAACGGCAATGGGGATAGCAGGCTTTCCGCCTTGTTAACTGCCATCCATCAGCCAGCGACGGTGGAATTAGGCGGCAAAGCGATTCAATTGCTCAAGCTGGTGGCGACAGGCCATGTATTGAGTCGTGCGAAACGGGAGGCGCAACGGCCAGTGAATGGACATGCGGCCATACCGATCGCCCCGGCGTTGCCCGCTAAATTGTTCTCGGAAGCCGCCCTAACACCCACCCCGGAGCAGCAAGCAGTGGTCGAGGATATTTGCCGAGACTTGTGTTCGAACACCCCGATGAACCGCTTGTTGTCCGCCGACGTGGGCTTCGGAAAAACCTATGTGGCCGCCGCCGCCGCGGCTGCGGTTTTTCGATCCGGCGGCACGGTAGCCTGGTTATGCCCGAATCAGCCGCTCGCCGTGCAAACGCAACAAGCCATTGCTGGGTGGTGGCCGGATCTCGAACCGGCCTTGATCCTCGGTAACCAAGCGCAAACGACATCCGTAGCTCGCTTTATGGTAGGTACCACAGCACTCATGCATCGTCTGCCGCCGAATAAGCAAATCAATTTTCTGGTTTGCGACGAATCGCAGAAGTTCGGACTCGCTCAAATTCGGTCACTTATTGGCGAGCACACCCATTTTCTTAACTGCACGGCGACCTGTATTCCGCGAACGGCGGCGTTAGTGGCCTTTGCCGGCATGGCCGTTTCCTGCTTAACCAGGCCCCATGTCGATAAAACCATTAAAACCCGATTACTAACCAAAGCGCACCGCATACCGCTGTTCGAATCCCTTAAGCGTACTATCCAGACTGGCCATCAAGCCCTGGTCGTCTACCCCTTGGCAGAGTCGTCAACGGAGTGGGTCAAAGACCGTAAATCGGCCGAAGGAGCCTTTACACTATGGGATGCTGTTTTTCCAGGCCGCGTGCGCTATATCCACGGCCGTTTGTCGGATCAAGACAAACTGAATGCCGTGCAGGCGATGCGGGACAACGACGCCGACCTGCTTATCAGCACCACGGCGATTGAGACCGGTATCGATTTACCACGACTACGCCACGTGGTCATCGTGCATCCGGAACGGCTTGGCCTCAATACCTTGCATCAAATTCGCGGCCGGGTGGCCAGGGCCGGAGGGTTCGGCCGCTGCGATTTGTATTTACCCAAGGACATTGAGCCGGACTCGTTAAAGCGCCTGGAGATTCTGGTGCGCTATACCGATGGCTTCGACGTTGCTCGAGAAAACATGCGATTGCAAGGCATTGGCGACATTGGTTCGTCCGGCCTGGCGCAGTCGGGGCAGACCGAAAGCTTCATTCCAGGCCACAAGATTAATTTCAAGGAAATTCACTGGGTGTTAAACCGTTGGTCAACGTGA
- a CDS encoding H-NS histone family protein — protein sequence MSVFELESKSEAELTRLIQNANQELQARINEKRKDVIRQIRELADSIQVTVELIEISGKGSIASNSKVAAKYRNPANAAQTWTGRGVAPKWMQALLEAGRDKAEFAI from the coding sequence ATGTCTGTGTTTGAACTTGAAAGTAAATCGGAAGCTGAATTAACCCGTCTTATTCAAAACGCGAATCAAGAACTTCAGGCGAGAATCAACGAGAAGCGTAAGGACGTGATTCGCCAAATTCGCGAGTTAGCCGACTCCATCCAGGTCACCGTGGAATTGATCGAGATTTCCGGCAAGGGTTCGATCGCCAGCAACAGTAAGGTCGCGGCCAAATACCGTAACCCGGCCAATGCCGCTCAAACCTGGACCGGTCGCGGCGTGGCGCCAAAATGGATGCAGGCATTGCTGGAGGCCGGGCGGGACAAAGCAGAGTTTGCGATATGA
- a CDS encoding PRTRC system protein C, translating to MTDAIVIRPTRVFKMGAIRLADPNPTLAPAEAVKLYEKAYPHLAHAELGEPQLIGEELHFPIKTHEVKTKG from the coding sequence ATGACCGATGCCATCGTTATCAGGCCGACCCGCGTCTTTAAAATGGGCGCTATCCGACTGGCGGACCCCAACCCGACGTTAGCGCCCGCCGAAGCGGTCAAGCTTTATGAAAAAGCCTATCCGCATCTGGCCCATGCCGAGCTGGGCGAGCCGCAACTGATCGGTGAGGAATTGCACTTTCCCATTAAGACCCATGAAGTTAAGACCAAAGGCTAA
- a CDS encoding WGR domain-containing protein, with amino-acid sequence MERHDEASNVHRFYALTVSPGIFDNWSLVREWGRIGSPGTVRSNWYRSEEEAVTAKNELLSAKQKRGYLLVGIFC; translated from the coding sequence ATGGAACGTCACGATGAGGCATCGAATGTCCATCGATTCTATGCCTTGACGGTTTCGCCCGGTATTTTTGACAATTGGTCGTTGGTGCGTGAATGGGGACGAATTGGATCACCAGGAACCGTGCGCTCTAACTGGTATCGTTCGGAAGAGGAAGCGGTTACTGCTAAAAATGAGTTACTCAGCGCAAAACAAAAAAGAGGCTATTTATTAGTGGGAATATTTTGCTAG
- a CDS encoding helix-turn-helix domain-containing protein, which yields MAKYNKHVRADIILPILHHIASHGGVAGVELRELTGLSKASIARAIGSAREQYGVILSFSRANWEYTVEDWGVFDREKVARFVKYRSESGNG from the coding sequence ATGGCTAAATACAATAAGCATGTCAGGGCAGACATTATTTTGCCCATTTTGCACCACATTGCTAGTCATGGTGGTGTTGCAGGTGTCGAGTTACGTGAATTGACAGGGTTGTCTAAAGCGTCTATCGCCCGCGCAATCGGTAGCGCCCGCGAACAGTACGGCGTGATATTGTCGTTCTCACGGGCAAATTGGGAGTACACGGTCGAAGACTGGGGAGTCTTCGACCGTGAAAAAGTCGCAAGGTTTGTCAAATATCGCTCAGAATCTGGCAATGGCTAA
- a CDS encoding PRTRC system protein B — MTEFFAHCVEPSARIQPWTAIVIHELKHQGADPYSNGTSQLIASAHDFFNDGDGQPTVGAGRLMGRNDLENLLREILNRTARKAELLPASVVSVSYTHIAWTTPAAVRPMLFKPVGLSPQTLRVPWPRLLMVANSHGQLSVAALASRRPVAAGSKLYHAPLMNVDQQGRVCTGNAPLPGYCDGGSLPAWEAVMFESAFTHVNHPHSLKTGQPKRVVETKDAFGFWSDLARQPVERFPNRALNPLKLSVTDFISRHA; from the coding sequence ATGACTGAATTTTTTGCACACTGCGTCGAACCGTCCGCCCGGATTCAACCGTGGACCGCCATCGTCATACACGAGTTGAAACACCAGGGGGCAGACCCCTATAGCAACGGCACAAGCCAACTGATCGCCTCTGCGCACGATTTTTTTAACGATGGCGACGGCCAGCCGACCGTGGGCGCCGGCCGGTTAATGGGCCGTAACGACCTGGAAAATTTGCTTCGGGAAATCCTGAATCGCACGGCCAGGAAGGCGGAATTATTGCCCGCGTCGGTGGTGTCGGTCAGCTATACCCATATCGCCTGGACCACGCCGGCGGCGGTGCGGCCCATGTTGTTTAAACCGGTAGGCTTGTCGCCGCAAACGCTGAGGGTGCCTTGGCCGCGCTTGCTGATGGTGGCAAACAGTCATGGACAGCTCTCGGTCGCCGCGCTCGCCAGTCGCCGGCCGGTTGCCGCCGGCTCGAAGCTTTACCATGCGCCGCTGATGAATGTCGATCAACAGGGTAGGGTGTGTACCGGCAATGCGCCGTTGCCGGGCTATTGCGATGGCGGCAGCTTACCGGCCTGGGAAGCGGTGATGTTCGAATCGGCCTTCACCCACGTCAATCACCCGCACAGTCTGAAAACAGGGCAGCCAAAGCGGGTGGTCGAAACCAAGGACGCCTTTGGATTCTGGTCGGACTTGGCCCGGCAACCCGTGGAGCGATTCCCGAACCGTGCCCTCAATCCGCTCAAGCTGTCGGTCACGGATTTTATCAGCCGACACGCCTAG
- a CDS encoding DEAD/DEAH box helicase: protein MMATVHLPAELGRLVSRGSQAEKPGSLAGLHATRKETLSQFFTPAWLTRYLWEAIQPAFDAEERYRLLDNSLGNAGLFRYADPKRFHLCGLDVDETLLNEVIRIVDTTDFETDFIAAGMEAVELDRFSAALINPPFSITLSSPHMHAYEGITHYGKHGPNTSALSHEYALAQALAHCDIVAAVVPASVMALVESIPAYRARLRAVFVLPSDTFQAENVESVNTVLLILGSEDYRNPAHGHRIVRETITPESIPPHLENLYCRTREALGKSTFPIRPVWVESSKAVVTTPLSDDKTVILDRGGRWIKLKFCDGATEGRVMNALYRSRLYSTEIHRYPRSTRYAGQFQLNLDVISLQSDPFLALRQVAETIRAAGGKSVISQQLIGGLKAILRENAKMQIPFGRTAYRKGAPQFSAVAGKMGFINPVEPASVVRKGDTVQAERQASGFAVTTPRGTFSCDEVRFFDGFLPQSEVIDAGYWETIYPPIEQTFPRDIDRLKVKAQALGIDRWLTWDFQLEDLCELAFKPRGAICAWQMALGKSRLAISLALLLEGKSLIVLKSRLVAEMENELQTLGFNDYTVIRERSDLSALNKLNVISYERLKRPFDPRYPKLTLAKALRKRIKNVICDEGGLLANQFSQQSQAVWCLGAKRGYLFDGTPFPNYVRESQSLAAFTAGQERAYQPFSLKGGFLERRLFTSAEFQPTGRDEFAKRYVTLEWATNEFKDTHERGAKREIPKINPAYLDDYRAWVAPLVKRRVQQEPDVAKHVRFPEPILHPPIRVEWAIDHLVLYIKTAEEFASWYRQYAKAQQDRQKALNLTMILARLEACFKAANTPSIVSGYGRGFAELTTKERACIELVKQQVAQDLRPIVFARNPLVLRRLSKALDQSGISHLVFSGEETIDKRISRLNDRIRNGTDQVMLASLGVTQDGLNLPMLNSVIFYNRSYKAREESQAIYRLIRPQQKHAVNCYFLELAGSIDEYMSQLVSWKKVASEAGLDYGDQVDGADFVHFDAFIYRFINSIPELRETLACIKRAA from the coding sequence ATGATGGCGACGGTGCATTTACCCGCTGAGTTAGGGCGGCTGGTTTCCAGGGGTAGCCAGGCAGAGAAACCCGGCTCGCTGGCCGGTTTACATGCGACTCGCAAAGAAACGTTGTCTCAGTTTTTTACGCCGGCCTGGCTTACTCGTTACCTGTGGGAGGCTATCCAGCCGGCGTTCGATGCCGAAGAACGTTACCGCTTGCTCGACAACAGTCTCGGCAACGCCGGACTATTTCGGTATGCCGATCCCAAGCGCTTTCATTTGTGCGGCTTGGATGTCGACGAGACGTTGTTAAACGAAGTCATTCGAATCGTCGACACCACCGACTTCGAAACCGATTTCATCGCTGCCGGCATGGAGGCTGTCGAACTGGACCGATTTAGCGCGGCGCTGATTAATCCGCCGTTCTCGATCACGCTATCCAGCCCACATATGCACGCTTACGAAGGGATCACGCATTACGGGAAACACGGCCCCAACACCTCGGCTTTATCCCATGAATACGCACTCGCTCAAGCCCTAGCCCATTGCGATATCGTCGCGGCCGTGGTGCCGGCCTCTGTCATGGCCTTAGTCGAATCGATCCCGGCCTACCGTGCCCGGCTCCGGGCGGTATTCGTTCTACCCAGCGATACGTTTCAGGCTGAAAATGTCGAATCGGTGAACACAGTATTACTCATTCTCGGCTCGGAAGACTATCGCAATCCGGCACATGGTCATCGCATTGTTCGGGAAACGATTACACCCGAATCGATACCGCCTCATTTGGAAAATTTGTACTGCCGTACCCGTGAAGCGTTAGGGAAATCGACCTTCCCGATTCGTCCCGTGTGGGTGGAAAGCAGCAAAGCAGTCGTGACGACGCCACTCAGCGACGATAAAACGGTGATCCTCGATCGTGGCGGACGCTGGATTAAGCTCAAATTTTGCGACGGCGCCACCGAAGGCCGGGTCATGAATGCCTTGTATCGGAGCCGTCTGTATTCGACAGAAATCCATCGATACCCACGATCGACCCGCTATGCTGGTCAATTTCAACTCAATTTGGATGTGATTAGCCTACAGTCGGATCCTTTTCTGGCTTTGCGCCAGGTCGCGGAAACCATCCGCGCCGCCGGCGGGAAATCGGTTATTTCGCAACAGCTCATCGGCGGCCTGAAAGCGATTCTGCGCGAAAACGCTAAAATGCAAATTCCGTTCGGCCGCACGGCATACCGGAAAGGGGCTCCCCAATTTAGCGCCGTGGCTGGCAAAATGGGTTTCATCAATCCCGTGGAGCCGGCCTCCGTCGTACGCAAAGGCGATACGGTCCAAGCGGAACGTCAGGCGTCGGGGTTTGCCGTCACCACGCCGCGCGGTACTTTCAGCTGCGATGAGGTTCGCTTTTTCGATGGATTTCTCCCACAAAGCGAGGTGATTGATGCCGGTTACTGGGAAACGATTTACCCACCGATCGAGCAGACCTTTCCCCGCGATATCGACCGGTTAAAAGTCAAGGCCCAGGCATTAGGGATTGATCGCTGGTTAACCTGGGATTTTCAGTTAGAGGACTTATGCGAATTGGCGTTTAAGCCTCGCGGGGCGATCTGTGCTTGGCAAATGGCGCTCGGTAAATCTCGGCTGGCCATTTCATTGGCCTTATTACTGGAGGGAAAATCACTCATCGTGCTGAAGTCGCGCTTAGTGGCCGAAATGGAAAATGAACTTCAAACACTGGGATTCAACGATTACACGGTCATTCGGGAGCGTTCCGATCTTTCCGCACTTAACAAACTTAATGTCATCAGCTATGAACGCCTAAAGCGCCCTTTTGACCCACGCTATCCGAAATTAACCCTGGCTAAAGCCCTGAGAAAACGGATTAAGAATGTGATTTGCGACGAAGGCGGGCTGCTGGCGAATCAATTTTCGCAGCAAAGCCAAGCGGTTTGGTGCTTGGGCGCCAAACGTGGCTATCTATTCGATGGCACGCCGTTTCCTAACTATGTCAGAGAATCGCAAAGCCTGGCGGCCTTCACCGCCGGTCAGGAGCGAGCCTATCAGCCTTTTTCATTGAAGGGCGGCTTTCTGGAACGGCGCTTATTCACCAGCGCGGAATTTCAACCGACCGGCCGGGATGAATTCGCCAAACGCTATGTGACGCTGGAATGGGCCACCAACGAATTTAAGGACACTCACGAGCGCGGCGCCAAGCGTGAAATACCGAAAATCAACCCGGCCTATCTGGACGATTATCGGGCGTGGGTCGCGCCCTTGGTCAAACGCCGCGTGCAACAAGAGCCGGACGTGGCCAAGCATGTGCGCTTTCCGGAGCCGATACTGCACCCGCCCATTAGGGTCGAGTGGGCAATCGATCATTTAGTGCTGTACATCAAAACCGCCGAGGAATTCGCTAGCTGGTACCGGCAATACGCCAAGGCGCAGCAAGATAGGCAAAAAGCCCTCAATTTGACGATGATCCTCGCGCGGCTGGAGGCCTGTTTCAAGGCGGCCAATACGCCGAGCATCGTCTCGGGCTACGGTCGCGGTTTCGCCGAGCTGACCACCAAAGAACGGGCATGTATTGAACTGGTGAAGCAGCAAGTCGCACAAGACTTGAGGCCGATTGTATTCGCGCGCAATCCCTTGGTGCTGCGCAGACTGTCTAAAGCGTTAGACCAATCCGGGATCAGCCATTTGGTGTTTTCCGGGGAGGAAACCATCGACAAGCGAATTAGCCGGCTAAACGACCGCATCCGCAATGGCACCGATCAGGTCATGCTGGCCAGCTTGGGCGTCACACAAGACGGATTGAATTTGCCGATGCTCAATAGTGTGATCTTCTACAACCGCAGTTATAAGGCGAGAGAAGAAAGCCAAGCCATTTACCGATTAATTCGGCCCCAACAAAAGCATGCGGTGAATTGTTATTTCCTGGAATTGGCCGGCAGCATCGACGAGTACATGAGTCAATTGGTCTCGTGGAAGAAAGTCGCCAGCGAAGCCGGCTTGGATTACGGCGATCAGGTCGACGGCGCCGATTTTGTGCATTTCGACGCCTTCATTTACCGCTTCATTAACTCGATTCCTGAACTAAGAGAAACCTTGGCTTGCATTAAACGGGCAGCGTGA